TTCTACCTGAAATGATTGTTTGGTGCTTGATCAAGGATCCTTATGCATATTATCTCCAGGATTGACCATGAATGAGACCAAATCCACAAACCTTATTCTCCTCAATAGTGAAAACCATCAACTATATGGTAggtttctttaaaaaataatctgaCTAATCTGAAAGCTTTATGCTTTCTTTAGTAATGAATTACGTAAATACTTTCATTTattaaagaagaaatggaattaGGGAAAGGCATGTGGAAAGGACTGATATGCGGCGTCAAAGTTCCTGCAAACCTTGGCTTtctttgcacactttacccttttgGTTGTATATATAGTTCATGACAAAGCAAACTTAGTTAGTGGGTGAAAGTTTATAGTGGCTACTAGCACTGGTCCTTGCAATTTTATCATCTTGATTTAACTATTCACATAGATTTCTTGTGGTGGTAGAGTTTATTTATCATCATCTACTGTATAGATAGCTTGCTTTTCTTGTTTAAAGTTGTCATTGAATGTAAGTTTTGCCGAAATCAGTGTGGCATTGGTTTCAGAAATTGATTATTTGCTTCAATGTTGGCAAGCATTTCTATGTTTAATGAATAATCCTCACATGTGTTTGTTCTGATGCAAAGGTTGCTGAGTTATTTCCTTCTGGAACCATTGTATATGCTGTCATTTGTATTTGACATGACTTGCTTTAGGGTGGATGTAGTTTGGTAGTTCTCTTTGGCTGCAACTTATTTGTTTTCTTGAATCTCTTGTGTTTAAGCTTGATATTGAAATGGTTTGTTTTTTTGGTTCCAGCATGTTTGCAGAACTGTGCCAGTCCTCCCAGAAAGATTCTGCAGGAAAAGTAGTAGAGCAATATTTGAACCTTCATCATGCTATGCAGAAAGCAACAACTGATGTTTATGCCTTGCTCAGCAGAAGACTTCAGGAACCAAAAACCAGCCCTCTCTTGAATCGTCAACTGCCAGAAATCTGTGCAGATCTACCCAACAAGAATGCCATATCATGGATTCGAGCCGCTGTGGAGACAGATCTGTCCAGATTCTATTTGTtcagaaatgaagaagaaagggacGTTTTGAATGGTGAGAAATGCCATCTAGTTGTCTTGGAGAACACAGTAAAGAAAGCCGAGCATGAGAACCATTCACCTCAACACAAGCAAAGCCCCAGTAACCATAAAAGCTCCTTTCCAGAGTCAAGTGTCAAAGGGCCATCTCCAAGTCACAGGTCTTCCTTAACTACTAAGATAACCCAGAGGGAGGGATGGTCAAAGGGCAATGGGTTAAAAGAGGTAGCTACTTTGGCGGGAAAACTTGTATCAGTATGTGGTGCGTGGTTTTTGGACTACTTAGAGGATGCATTGAACAGAGAATTTGGATTGAAGACAGGAGACTCAGGATCTGAAACCTCAGATGTCCTTAGGCAGCTTAAAAGGGTTAATCAATGGTTGGATGACTCATTCATCAAAGGAACTGGAGCTGACGTGAGGATAGAGAGCTTAAAGCAGAAGCTCTATCAATTTCTACTGCAGCATATTGATTCTGCTATAGGTAAATGAGGTACAAATTGACTTCTAACTAGGATATCTGTGTTTTACTGAGCATGTCAGTTGAGATCTGATGCCATGTAGTTTAGAAGAGTTTAGCATACAGCTCCTAGTTGTTTTAGCCAAAAAGCATATGAAACCATCTAATGTAGTTTTAACTTAGCTGACTAGAAATGAACAAAAGTTGGTGAAAGAATTGTGAGTTGTAACTCTTATACTCTTCAAATGTATAGAGGAAACTAGAATTATTATATGGTTTCTTTCATGACCATTAACTGCATTTTCATTAGGTTTTCTATTCCTGCACTTCCAAAGGTTTGCCCTTAGAAGCTAAGTTTGGACCCACTCTCAATTGCTAAACAGGACCAACTGCATCAATATCCTCCTATTTGCACTATACATTGTGGGAAGTTAGTTGTAAGGAGAATTGTGCATCTTTTTACACTTAAGAATCTGGGAAAAGCACAAAATGAACTGGTCATGAAATTTTGCAAATTCTTTAGTTTGTCAAGTAATAGCCAGAAAATGGTTGGTAAGAACTTTCAACTGATCTTTCTCGGTTTGTCGGCAGCTGCTGGACCCGAACCCTTTGCCAAGGATTTCATTCCTCTGCAGGACTCCATGTGTTTGTGCATTTTCTCTGGCTTGAACATCTTTCCACATTGCCTGCATAATGTATATATCATATGGTGTCTCCTGGTCATTCTTTCCAAGTAGTTCTCTATGGTTGATTTAgcagaaagaaaataatgtttCCATGCTCTCTCTTTCAAGTTTGGTTTATGCTATTGCTAGCTAGGAGAAAGCATCATGTTTGTTGTTTGAAGGGCAGATTTTGAAGATAAGAAAACAAGCAACTTACGAGCATTTTGGACCATTGATTGGCCTGTAAGCAGCAGAAACTGGCATCTGGTTGTTTAGCTTCCTCCCCTCTTGCCCTTCACAGCTCTTTCTCCTGTTAATAATGTTCATCATTCCAATCaacacttaattttttttttattaaactgcAGTTGAAATTCTCAACCTTAAGATTCATTTATCGAAAACTCGAAACAGTTAAAAGGAGGTTTATTCATCAGAAAATAAAAAGGGCCAGGTTCTTTTGGGTGGAAATAtcattaattagtaattatatatgtatatttaaaaaaaaaaaaaaaaaaacactagaATGCTGTGTCTTGTTTATGGCTTTAAAAGAACTCCCCCAAAATTCTCGAACTAAAGGATTAACTGTGATAGGAAAAAAGAGGGGTTCAGATTAATGACTACATATATGGTACCTAGCATTGGAGTGTTGTCGTTGATCCCGCTGGGCCCAAGAACTCCCAGCATTCGGAATCTTTGCTGCTGCATTAAGAGTACTAACCCTATCTTCTGGCAGCTTGACCATGGCCATGCAGCCGGAAGAGGTAACTCCTTTGTCCCGCTTCTTGATCTTAACCATGGCCGAATCATTTGTGTTCACAGCTCCACAGGTGATGAGGCTTCGGAACATGTTAGATGAGTAGCTCCTGAGGCCCTTCCTAACTCTAGGGTTTTCATCGtccttcttgttcttgttcttgttggAGGGTTTGGAATAAACGAAAGAAGGGTTCTCCATCTTGTCGCCTTGCTCTTCTTTGGGCGTCAATACTAATGGCGAACAAAACGAagaatcttggtgttcttgggCCGTTGGTTCTTCTTGTTTAATATTGTGGTTCGTATAATAAGGGGAATGATTATTGCGGTGGTCTTGCAACAACTTGAGTGAATCATCCGTCAACGTGGTGGTGGCGGTCGACTCTGATGAGCCGCtgccgc
The Diospyros lotus cultivar Yz01 chromosome 12, ASM1463336v1, whole genome shotgun sequence DNA segment above includes these coding regions:
- the LOC127787726 gene encoding protein SOSEKI 1-like; this translates as MKKKKKKMNKSNHSIHPDAASASASACGGGEVRRVHIIYFLSWRGRMEHPHLIRLHHYPSSNGGIRLRDVKRWVSAVRGKDMPQLFSWSYKRRYKKGYVWQDLVDQDLITPICDNQYILKGSQIPSPPFNFDEEEAWPPNSMASSSSSGSGSSESTATTTLTDDSLKLLQDHRNNHSPYYTNHNIKQEEPTAQEHQDSSFCSPLVLTPKEEQGDKMENPSFVYSKPSNKNKNKKDDENPRVRKGLRSYSSNMFRSLITCGAVNTNDSAMVKIKKRDKGVTSSGCMAMVKLPEDRVSTLNAAAKIPNAGSSWAQRDQRQHSNARRKSCEGQEGRKLNNQMPVSAAYRPINGPKCSQCGKMFKPEKMHKHMESCRGMKSLAKGSGPAAADKPRKIS